The DNA window TCCGAGGGGGCCGTGATATGGAAGGCATCGCAAGAAAAACCATAACCTATCACCTCTGCATAAATATTAGCGCCTCTCTTCCTAGCAGACTCCAAATCCTCGAGCACTACCACCCCCGCACCTTCCCCCATTACAAAGCCATCTCTGTCTCTGTCAAACGGCCTACTTGCCCGTTCTGGCTCATCGTTTCGCGTAGAAAGAGCCTTCATGTTGCCAAATCCAGCCAACGCCAGATGCGTAATTGCAGCCTCTGCGCCACCAGTAACCACCACGTCCTGCAAGCCCTCTTTAATCATTCTCCAAGCCTCTCCTAAAGCATGGGTTCCAGAAGTACAGGCGCTAGTCACTGTGTAATTCACGCCCTTTAAATTATGTTTAATTGCAATATTTCCGGGCGCAAGATTGCTAATCATGCGCGGTATTAGGAATGGAGACACCTTGCGCGGTCCACTAGCAATTAACACGCGATGATTCTCCTCCAAGCTAAGCAAACCACCTATGCCAACGCCCAATATAGTTCCCATACGGCTCGGCGCATAACATCGTTCGCGCGAGCCATCCAGGCCCGCATCCATCAAAGCCTCGTCCGCAGCAACCATGGCCACCAGTGAATAGCGATCTTGTCGTTTTAAATCCGCGTGCGAAAAACGCTCTTTGGGATCGAAATCCTTAATCTCCCCGGCTATCCTACTAGGGTAGGCAGCCGCATCAAACGTAGTAATAGAACCAACGCCAGACTTGCCATTTGTAATGTTCTCCCATGTGGTCCTAAGATTATTTCCCACTGGACATATGATTCCCATTCCGGTG is part of the Deltaproteobacteria bacterium genome and encodes:
- the fabF gene encoding beta-ketoacyl-ACP synthase II, with the protein product MSERRIVITGMGIICPVGNNLRTTWENITNGKSGVGSITTFDAAAYPSRIAGEIKDFDPKERFSHADLKRQDRYSLVAMVAADEALMDAGLDGSRERCYAPSRMGTILGVGIGGLLSLEENHRVLIASGPRKVSPFLIPRMISNLAPGNIAIKHNLKGVNYTVTSACTSGTHALGEAWRMIKEGLQDVVVTGGAEAAITHLALAGFGNMKALSTRNDEPERASRPFDRDRDGFVMGEGAGVVVLEDLESARKRGANIYAEVIGYGFSCDAFHITAPSEDGEGARSCMTAALRCAGLNPEDVNYINAHGTSTPVNDPAETQAIKSVFGEHAKRSLLVSSTKSMTGHLLGAAGGVEAVFSAMALKTGIVPPTINLDNPAPECDLDYVPKVAREVSIQVAMSNSFGFGGTNASVILRRI